One stretch of Salarias fasciatus chromosome 19, fSalaFa1.1, whole genome shotgun sequence DNA includes these proteins:
- the ythdf2 gene encoding YTH domain-containing family protein 2 translates to MSASSLLEQRPKGQANKVQNGAVTQKDTLNDDEFEPYLNNPARQSNAYTAMSDSYMPSYYSPSIGFSYSLNEAAWSTGGDPPMPYLASYGQLSNGEPHYLPDAMFGQPGPLGSNPFLGQHGFNFFPSGIDFSAWGNSSSQGQSGTPQSSGYSSSYAYAPSSLGGAMIDGQSPFAPAANEPLNKAPGMNSLDQGMAGLKISGAAPGGSGDMAPKVVGSGLPGGGPLGPVSSVGPPSMPPVSIAPAKPASWADIASKPAKPQPKLKTKGGMAGANLPPPPIKHNMDIGTWDNKGTMPKAATPQQVPPIPSNGQPPNQASPQPGATAAGNPQMPLSNGQLVPPVSQMGQHQLPPSGQPGIAPMPQPPLSQGPPPPSQQQPSQPTRWVPPRNRANGFGDASGGGAGQSPPSSSGVGVVPGVPSEPHPVLEKLRMVNNYNPKDFDWNPKQGRVFIIKSYSEDDIHRSIKYNIWCSTEHGNKRLDAAYRSLAGKGPLFLLFSVNGSGHFCGVAEMRSPVDYNTSAGVWSQDKWKGRFDVRWIFVKDVPNSQLRHIRLENNENKPVTNSRDTQEVPLDKARQVLKIIAGYKHTTSIFDDFSHYEKRQEEEECVKKVEVQGSEPYPSNPSNRSHYRLQERQGRVK, encoded by the exons ATGTCAGCCAGCAGCCTTCTTGAACAG AGACCGAAAGGCCAAGCTAATAAAG tgcAAAACGGAGCTGTGACCCAAAAGGATACTTTGAATGACGATGAGTTTGAGCCTTACCTGAATAATCCGGCCAGACAG AGCAATGCCTATACGGCCATGTCGGACTCGTACATGCCCAGCTACTACAGCCCCTCCATAGGATTTTCCTACTCCCTCAATGAGGCAGCATGGTCCACAGGTGGGGACCCTCCGATGCCTTACCTGGCCTCCTATGGACAGCTAAGCAATGGGGAACCCCACTACCTCCCGGACGCTATGTTTGGCCAGCCAGGCCCCCTGGGGAGCAACCCATTCCTCGGCCAGCACGGCTTCAACTTTTTCCCCAGCGGCATCGACTTCTCAGCATGGGGCAACAGCAGTTCTCAGGGACAGTCGGGGACGCCGCAGAGCTcaggctacagcagcagctacGCCTATGCTCCCAGCTCGCTTGGGGGTGCCATGATCGATGGACAGTCCCcatttgcacctgctgccaATGAGCCTCTAAACAAGGCGCCTGGTATGAACAGCCTCGACCAGGGCATGGCTGGGCTTAAGATCAGTGGTGCTGCCCCTGGCGGGAGTGGGGACATGGCCCCTAAGGTGGTTGGCTCTGGCTTACCTGGTGGGGGTCCCCTTGGCCCTGTGTCATCTGTAGGACCTCCGAGCATGCCGCCTGTCTCAATTGCCCCAGCCAAGCCCGCATCCTGGGCAGATATTGCCAGCAAGCCAGCCAAGCCTCAGCCCAAGCTTAAAACCAAGGGTGGCATGGCTGGCGCCAATTTGCCTCCTCCACCCATTAAACACAACATGGACATTGGCACCTGGGACAACAAGGGCACGATGCCTAAAGCTGCCACTCCTCAGCAGGTGCCCCCCATTCCCAGCAACGGGCAGCCGCCCAACCAGGCTTCCCCGCAACCCGGAGCTACTGCTGCAGGGAACCCACAAATGCCCCTGAGCAACGGACAGCTGGTTCCTCCCGTCTCCCAGATGGGGCAGCATCAGCTTCCTCCCAGCGGGCAGCCAGGTATCGCTCCGATGCCCCAGCCTCCTCTCTCCCAGGGCCCTCCTCCACCAAGCCAACAGCAACCTTCTCAGCCGACTCGCTGGGTTCCTCCACGGAACCGGGCCAATGGATTTGGGGACGCTAGCGGGGGCGGCGCGGGCCAgtcgcccccctcctcctccggtgtGGGCGTGGTTCCGGGGGTCCCGTCTGAGCCTCACCCGGTTTTAGAGAAGTTGCGCATGGTCAACAACTACAACCCCAAGGACTTTGACTGGAACCCCAAGCAGGGCCGGGTGTTTATCATCAAGAGCTACTCTGAGGATGACATCCATCGCTCCATCAAGTACAACATCTGGTGCAGCACGGAGCATGGAAACAAGAGGCTGGACGCGGCCTACCGCTCGCTGGCCGGCAAGGGGCCGCTGTTCCTCCTGTTCAGCGTCAACGGGAGCGGTCACTTCTGTGGCGTGGCGGAGATGCGGTCGCCCGTGGACTACAACACGTCTGCTGGCGTGTGGTCACAGGACAAGTGGAAGGGTCGTTTCGATGTGCGCTGGATCTTTGTTAAGGACGTTCCCAACAGTCAGCTGAGGCACATCCGGCTGGAGAACAACGAAAATAAGCCAGTGACCAACTCTCGGGACACACAGGAGGTGCCGCTGGACAAGGCCAGGCAGGTGCTAAAGATCATCGCGGGATATAAACACACCACTTCCATCTTCGATGACTTTTCTCACTACGAGAagcgtcaggaggaagaggagtgtgtgaaaAAG GTGGAGGTCCAAGGCAGCGAGCCATATCCCAGCAACCCAAGCAACAGGAGTCATTACAGGCTTCAG GAGCGCCAAGGACGAGTCAAGTAA